From Candidatus Manganitrophus morganii, the proteins below share one genomic window:
- a CDS encoding response regulator, translating into MPGQESIQILVVDDEDGPQEVLRIALASRGFQVKIAKNGRQACQMFDAEHFDLVLTDLKMPGMGGIELLRQIRERSPETIVIFMTGYASLDSAIEAVREGAYDYLTKPFRIEELYIAVKNAVERIKLIKENKKLFDELKMVHQKMKENPPDENLGGENRNLELLQALQRQLLQIYTRTGPINQVK; encoded by the coding sequence ATGCCGGGACAAGAGTCGATTCAAATCCTCGTCGTGGATGATGAAGATGGACCGCAAGAGGTCCTCAGGATTGCCTTGGCGAGTCGCGGCTTTCAGGTCAAAATCGCCAAAAACGGCCGTCAGGCCTGTCAAATGTTTGACGCGGAACATTTCGACCTCGTTCTAACGGACCTTAAGATGCCTGGGATGGGGGGCATCGAATTGCTCCGGCAGATTCGAGAGAGATCTCCCGAAACGATCGTCATCTTTATGACGGGGTATGCCTCCCTTGACTCGGCCATCGAGGCGGTCCGGGAGGGGGCCTACGATTATTTAACAAAGCCCTTCCGAATCGAGGAGCTTTATATCGCCGTCAAAAATGCAGTTGAACGGATCAAGTTAATCAAGGAAAACAAAAAGCTTTTCGATGAGTTGAAGATGGTCCATCAGAAAATGAAAGAAAATCCTCCTGATGAAAATTTAGGAGGGGAAAATAGAAACTTGGAATTGCTCCAAGCCCTCCAACGTCAGCTCCTGCAAATTTATACTCGGACCGGTCCCATCAATCAGGTAAAGTAA
- a CDS encoding isoprenyl transferase — protein sequence MADRMKDSEKLSEEALFAMLDPQNLPKHVAIIMDGNGRWAAQKNLPRIAGHRRGIQSVREIVTFSRKLGIEALTLFAFSNENWNRPVPEISQLMMLLERYLKQELKTMMENEIRFRTIGQIERLPSSVLRMIRSVEEKTEKNKRMTLILALSYGGRAEMVDAVRRMMEEFQEEKISIKDLDETLFSRYLYTQEIPDPDLMIRTSGEIRISNFLLWQLAYTELFFTKTFWPDFRRKDFLLALLDYQGRERRFGLVTEQVSHPGVPRKEGSPGTSVKRLLEDLQGGEEREF from the coding sequence ATGGCTGATCGGATGAAGGATTCGGAGAAATTGAGCGAAGAAGCGCTCTTCGCAATGCTCGATCCCCAAAATCTTCCAAAACATGTCGCGATCATTATGGATGGAAACGGCCGGTGGGCCGCCCAGAAAAACCTTCCCCGTATCGCCGGCCATCGAAGGGGAATCCAATCGGTCCGAGAGATCGTGACGTTCTCCCGGAAATTGGGAATAGAAGCCTTGACCCTCTTTGCTTTCTCGAATGAAAACTGGAACCGTCCGGTTCCGGAAATATCCCAACTGATGATGCTTTTGGAGAGATACTTAAAGCAAGAGTTGAAGACGATGATGGAGAACGAGATCCGCTTTCGAACCATCGGACAGATCGAACGTCTTCCCTCTTCCGTGCTCCGGATGATCCGATCGGTTGAAGAGAAAACAGAAAAAAATAAAAGAATGACGCTGATCCTGGCATTGAGCTATGGCGGCCGGGCGGAGATGGTCGATGCGGTCCGGCGGATGATGGAGGAGTTTCAGGAAGAGAAAATCTCGATCAAAGATCTGGATGAAACACTCTTCTCCCGTTATCTCTATACGCAGGAGATTCCCGATCCCGACCTCATGATCCGGACCAGCGGCGAGATCCGGATCAGCAATTTTCTTCTATGGCAGCTTGCTTATACCGAGCTTTTTTTCACCAAAACGTTTTGGCCCGATTTCAGGCGGAAAGACTTCCTCCTGGCCCTGCTCGATTACCAGGGAAGAGAGCGTCGATTCGGCTTGGTGACGGAACAGGTTTCTCATCCAGGCGTCCCTCGAAAGGAAGGTTCCCCGGGTACTTCCGTGAAACGATTGTTGGAAGACCTTCAGGGGGGAGAAGAGCGTGAATTTTAA
- a CDS encoding diguanylate cyclase, whose protein sequence is MKESAHILLIHQNLDKIDGEISFLKSRGFGVSSLSASKIGSFFKAIDIGKVDVIVLDGGLSHASIFDFLKKLRSMQSTACVLLSEVVSDGNKAAALLRAGIFDMLKTPCPLDRLERMIRQGLKNRQKLTRILQLSDRLDSAYKQLEEDRNHLQKWSDDLGRLYTLNQTLSESLEIEEVAQSLTVNLRKVIPYDIACLFLKNGQKVQIYTDQQKSAAFLERVSSDTIRSAQQLLEKGDLPSGPIVRKGGAEILVPLRVATEKIGILRLIRFSKEVFNDYQSRILAMISTSISLAIRNAEIHQEVQELASKDELTSLLNRRAFLNVVNREFKRTARYETSLALILIDVDNFKEINDGFGHLVGDQVLREISQLIIKSVRDVDTVARYGGDELVVVLPKTNLQEAMIAAQRIRKRIRTALFQCGDQTVRITISMGIAQCPASLIKTPEDLFRLADQALYAAKKKGRNRIESPPLSAVGARGGSQIDGIRR, encoded by the coding sequence ATGAAAGAATCGGCTCATATTCTTCTGATTCACCAGAACCTCGATAAAATAGACGGAGAGATTTCGTTTTTAAAAAGCCGCGGTTTTGGCGTTTCTTCTCTTTCGGCTTCGAAGATCGGGTCTTTCTTTAAGGCAATCGATATCGGAAAAGTTGATGTCATTGTTTTAGACGGGGGTCTTTCTCACGCGTCTATTTTCGATTTCCTGAAAAAGCTCCGCTCGATGCAATCCACCGCCTGTGTTCTCCTTTCCGAAGTCGTTTCGGATGGGAATAAGGCCGCTGCGCTTCTTCGAGCCGGGATTTTCGACATGTTGAAAACACCCTGCCCTCTCGATCGACTGGAGAGGATGATTCGGCAAGGTTTAAAGAATCGACAAAAACTGACCCGCATCCTTCAACTCTCCGATCGGCTTGATTCTGCATACAAACAGTTGGAGGAGGATCGAAATCATCTCCAGAAGTGGAGCGACGATCTCGGACGGCTTTATACCTTGAATCAAACCTTAAGCGAATCGCTCGAAATTGAGGAAGTCGCACAATCACTGACCGTCAATTTGCGAAAAGTTATTCCGTATGACATCGCTTGTCTCTTTCTCAAAAACGGGCAGAAAGTGCAGATCTATACCGATCAACAAAAGTCGGCTGCTTTTCTCGAGCGGGTCTCCTCCGACACCATCCGAAGCGCGCAACAGCTGCTTGAGAAGGGGGATCTTCCATCGGGACCGATTGTTCGCAAGGGGGGGGCTGAGATATTGGTTCCCCTCCGGGTCGCGACGGAAAAGATCGGGATTTTGAGGTTGATTCGATTTTCGAAGGAGGTATTTAACGATTATCAATCGAGAATTCTTGCCATGATCTCGACCTCTATTTCATTGGCCATTCGAAATGCCGAGATTCATCAGGAAGTGCAGGAGTTGGCGTCTAAAGATGAATTAACCTCTCTCTTGAATCGGCGCGCCTTTTTGAATGTGGTCAATCGAGAGTTTAAAAGAACGGCGCGTTACGAGACGTCTCTGGCGCTCATCCTCATTGATGTCGATAATTTCAAGGAGATCAACGATGGTTTCGGACATCTGGTCGGCGACCAGGTGCTCCGGGAAATCTCTCAGCTCATCATCAAGAGCGTTCGTGATGTCGATACCGTCGCCCGTTACGGCGGAGATGAATTGGTCGTGGTTCTGCCGAAGACAAATCTTCAGGAAGCGATGATTGCGGCGCAACGAATTCGGAAGCGCATCCGGACCGCGCTCTTTCAGTGCGGCGATCAAACTGTCCGCATTACAATCAGCATGGGAATCGCTCAGTGTCCCGCCTCGTTGATCAAAACACCGGAAGATCTTTTCCGATTGGCCGATCAGGCGTTGTATGCCGCCAAAAAGAAGGGACGGAATCGAATTGAGAGTCCGCCGTTGTCTGCGGTCGGAGCGCGGGGGGGATCTCAAATTGATGGAATTCGACGATAA
- a CDS encoding flagellar protein FliT, producing the protein MFRVLTQQMLESVRNDEWDRIAQIGERREELLKELMALDDTFMTDLSERVRWSDLIRQCLEMNGEMQSLIEEKMGALQKNYNDGKKMFQAYHQHSGG; encoded by the coding sequence ATGTTCAGAGTATTAACACAGCAGATGTTAGAAAGCGTTAGAAACGATGAATGGGACCGCATTGCTCAAATCGGGGAGCGCCGCGAAGAGCTGCTGAAAGAGTTGATGGCGCTCGATGATACCTTTATGACCGACCTCTCCGAGCGGGTGCGCTGGTCCGATCTGATTCGTCAATGCCTCGAAATGAATGGAGAGATGCAATCGTTGATCGAGGAGAAGATGGGAGCGCTGCAAAAGAATTACAATGATGGAAAGAAAATGTTTCAAGCCTATCACCAGCATTCCGGAGGATAA
- the rseP gene encoding RIP metalloprotease RseP produces MFSLSAIVTFLIVLGVLVFVHEFGHYIVARFCGVQVQTFSLGFGPRLFSRKWGPTEYCISIIPLGGYVRLLGDDPKEEISPEERDRSFLTQSVKKKIAIVVAGPLFNLLLALFIFVGVFMTGVPSLTSEVGEVQPSSAAGQAGMQPGDRIVEIEGKPINQWEEIRETLQMNGGKELQFVVEREGQRVNLKITPMLKETQDVLGDSHQLWLIGILPKGTHTIKQYDPLTAAMMGAKRTWEMISLNVTGIFRLIQGRISSDSIGGPILIAQMAGQQANEGILNVVLFIAILSINLGIINLFPIPILDGGHLLFFIIEGIMGHPLSLKTREIASQVGLFIIISLMVFAFYNDIMRLFIKQG; encoded by the coding sequence ATGTTTAGTTTATCGGCCATCGTGACCTTCCTCATTGTGTTGGGGGTATTGGTCTTTGTTCATGAGTTCGGTCATTATATTGTCGCCCGTTTCTGCGGAGTTCAGGTGCAAACCTTTTCGTTGGGGTTTGGGCCGAGACTTTTCTCTCGTAAATGGGGGCCGACGGAATATTGCATCTCGATCATCCCATTGGGGGGGTACGTCCGGTTGCTGGGGGACGATCCGAAGGAAGAGATCAGCCCGGAAGAGCGCGACCGGTCGTTCTTGACCCAAAGTGTGAAGAAGAAGATCGCCATTGTTGTGGCCGGTCCTCTCTTTAATCTTCTCCTCGCGCTGTTTATTTTTGTCGGCGTCTTCATGACCGGGGTTCCTTCGTTGACCTCTGAAGTCGGCGAGGTCCAGCCGAGCTCCGCCGCGGGGCAAGCCGGCATGCAGCCGGGGGATCGGATCGTCGAGATTGAAGGGAAGCCGATCAACCAATGGGAGGAGATCCGCGAGACGCTGCAGATGAACGGGGGAAAAGAGCTCCAGTTTGTCGTCGAGCGGGAGGGACAAAGAGTGAATCTGAAGATCACCCCGATGTTGAAGGAGACCCAGGATGTCCTTGGAGACTCCCACCAGCTCTGGCTGATCGGCATTCTTCCGAAGGGAACACACACGATCAAGCAGTATGATCCGCTGACGGCGGCGATGATGGGGGCCAAGCGGACCTGGGAGATGATCTCTTTGAACGTGACCGGGATTTTTAGGCTCATTCAGGGGAGAATCTCGTCCGATTCGATCGGCGGGCCGATCCTGATCGCCCAGATGGCGGGCCAGCAGGCGAATGAGGGGATCTTGAATGTGGTCCTCTTCATCGCCATTCTCAGCATCAACTTGGGAATCATCAACCTCTTTCCTATCCCCATTCTGGACGGCGGCCACCTTCTCTTCTTTATCATCGAAGGGATCATGGGCCATCCGCTGAGCCTGAAGACGCGGGAGATCGCTTCACAGGTGGGACTCTTCATTATCATCTCGCTCATGGTGTTCGCGTTCTATAACGATATTATGCGGTTGTTTATCAAGCAGGGATGA
- the ispG gene encoding flavodoxin-dependent (E)-4-hydroxy-3-methylbut-2-enyl-diphosphate synthase — translation MKSNPGAINCAPYGFEKTMKVTRRKTRQISVGSVKIGGDAPVVVQSMTTSDTRDIAATVAEIKRLEEVGCEIVRVAVPEKESAEALPKIRAQIRIPLIADVHFDYHLAMAALEAGVDGLRLNPGNIGSRERVERVVKMAKDKGVPIRIGVNAGSLERELLEKYGYPTAEAMVESAMRHIEILESLGFYDTKVSLKASHVGLAVEAYRLFSKQSDYPLHLGITEAGTAATGAVKSSVGIGILLSEGIGDTIRISLAADSTEEVRVGYEILKSLNLRKRGVNIIACPTCGRLEIDVIKLAATLESKLGHITEPIDISVLGCVVNGIGEGKEADIGIAGGRGVGLLFRNGEIIRKVPSEQLESVLLFEVEQLVKERKALKEGKG, via the coding sequence ATGAAATCAAATCCGGGCGCAATCAATTGCGCCCCCTACGGTTTTGAAAAAACGATGAAGGTGACCCGCAGGAAGACGAGACAAATCTCGGTCGGCTCGGTGAAGATCGGGGGGGATGCACCGGTGGTGGTCCAATCGATGACCACCTCCGATACTCGAGATATCGCCGCCACCGTCGCCGAGATCAAACGGCTCGAAGAGGTCGGTTGTGAGATCGTCCGCGTCGCCGTCCCAGAGAAAGAATCGGCCGAAGCCCTTCCGAAAATCCGCGCCCAAATCCGCATTCCGCTGATTGCCGATGTTCATTTCGACTACCATCTCGCGATGGCCGCGCTGGAGGCGGGGGTGGATGGGCTTCGATTGAATCCCGGCAACATCGGGTCGCGCGAGCGGGTCGAACGTGTCGTCAAAATGGCGAAAGACAAAGGGGTGCCGATCCGGATCGGCGTCAACGCCGGCTCCCTGGAGCGGGAGCTTCTGGAAAAATACGGTTATCCGACGGCCGAAGCGATGGTCGAATCGGCGATGCGCCATATCGAGATTTTGGAGTCGCTCGGCTTCTATGATACAAAAGTTTCGCTGAAGGCCTCGCATGTCGGCCTGGCAGTGGAGGCATACCGGCTCTTCTCGAAGCAGTCGGATTATCCCCTTCATCTCGGCATTACCGAGGCGGGGACCGCCGCAACCGGCGCCGTGAAGTCGTCTGTCGGGATCGGCATTCTCCTCTCCGAAGGGATCGGGGATACAATCCGGATCTCCTTGGCGGCCGACTCCACCGAAGAGGTCCGCGTCGGCTACGAAATCCTCAAATCGCTCAACCTTCGAAAACGAGGGGTCAATATCATCGCCTGTCCGACCTGCGGCCGTCTTGAAATCGACGTGATCAAGCTGGCGGCGACATTGGAATCGAAGCTCGGCCACATCACCGAGCCGATCGACATCTCGGTCCTCGGCTGCGTTGTGAACGGCATCGGCGAGGGCAAAGAAGCCGACATCGGCATTGCCGGCGGGCGCGGCGTCGGGCTTCTTTTCCGAAACGGCGAAATCATCCGGAAGGTTCCTTCCGAGCAACTGGAATCGGTCCTTTTGTTCGAGGTGGAGCAGTTAGTTAAAGAGAGGAAGGCCTTGAAAGAGGGGAAGGGGTAG
- a CDS encoding PilZ domain-containing protein produces the protein MEFDDKENDEASQSGANRRGYIRVAAECPVIYRIVDPAAPKRNPKKKIHHVPSLPPFDLTQTRGTEEGLNPQIIELILWLDWKMNYLFKALTKEKDAEIFPYQAVIIDLSATGMRFSTAKEVKARGILEFEFILPILPFREMSLMGEVVRCVRSDNEELSGEYEVAIEFRKIKETDREHIIHYVVKRQLQLQREERNTR, from the coding sequence ATGGAATTCGACGATAAAGAAAACGATGAAGCTTCCCAAAGCGGCGCGAACCGGAGAGGATATATCCGTGTCGCTGCGGAGTGCCCCGTCATCTATCGGATTGTTGATCCGGCCGCCCCTAAAAGAAACCCTAAAAAAAAGATCCATCATGTTCCTTCCCTTCCTCCTTTTGATCTGACGCAGACGAGAGGAACCGAGGAGGGATTGAACCCGCAGATCATCGAGCTGATTCTCTGGCTCGATTGGAAAATGAACTATCTTTTTAAAGCTCTGACAAAAGAAAAAGATGCGGAGATTTTCCCCTATCAGGCGGTGATCATCGATCTGAGCGCGACCGGAATGAGATTTTCCACTGCGAAGGAGGTGAAAGCGAGAGGCATCCTCGAATTTGAATTTATTCTGCCGATTCTTCCATTCCGTGAAATGAGCTTGATGGGAGAGGTGGTCCGGTGCGTTCGCTCCGATAACGAAGAGCTTTCCGGTGAATATGAGGTTGCCATTGAGTTCCGGAAAATCAAAGAGACCGACCGGGAACATATTATCCACTACGTCGTGAAAAGGCAGCTCCAGCTCCAGAGAGAGGAAAGAAATACAAGATAG
- a CDS encoding phosphatidate cytidylyltransferase gives MNFKSSRLATAVVLLPILYLLIRYLPPLLFSLFAAMVILRVQYEFYLLVFQDRERVPIFTGLGLGFLFSWSFYRADLFWGGGSGPALVTLSLMAVLIVTLFSFRDIKMTLTHSAAVFLGIVYISGFLSHLIFLRQMAQGSALILFLLLIVWAGDAAAYYVGRSMGKHKLYPEVSPNKTIEGAIGGLFGSFLGTLAAQFTFLPIFKGVDFILIPLLVGGMGQLGDLAESMMKRSAGVKDSSALIPAHGGLFDKLDSVAFAAPVLYYYLFWVKG, from the coding sequence GTGAATTTTAAGTCGAGCCGTCTCGCGACGGCCGTCGTGCTTCTCCCGATTCTTTATCTTCTTATTCGATACCTCCCACCGCTTCTTTTTTCCCTTTTTGCCGCTATGGTCATTCTTCGGGTGCAATACGAATTCTACCTTCTCGTTTTTCAGGATCGGGAGAGGGTTCCGATCTTCACCGGTTTAGGGCTCGGCTTTCTTTTCTCTTGGAGTTTTTATCGGGCCGATCTCTTCTGGGGGGGGGGATCTGGTCCGGCGCTCGTCACCCTTTCGTTGATGGCCGTTTTGATCGTCACCCTCTTTTCTTTTCGCGATATCAAGATGACACTGACTCATTCCGCTGCCGTCTTCCTGGGGATCGTTTATATTTCCGGCTTTCTCAGCCACCTCATCTTCCTTCGGCAGATGGCTCAGGGAAGCGCGTTGATTCTCTTCCTTCTTCTGATTGTCTGGGCGGGAGACGCGGCCGCTTATTACGTCGGAAGGTCGATGGGGAAGCATAAACTCTATCCGGAAGTGAGTCCCAACAAGACGATCGAGGGGGCGATCGGCGGTTTGTTCGGAAGCTTTCTTGGAACGCTCGCGGCCCAATTCACCTTTCTTCCCATTTTTAAAGGGGTTGATTTCATTTTGATTCCTCTTCTTGTCGGCGGGATGGGCCAATTAGGGGACCTGGCGGAATCGATGATGAAGCGAAGCGCCGGCGTCAAAGACTCCAGTGCCTTGATTCCGGCCCACGGCGGTCTTTTCGATAAGCTGGATTCTGTTGCCTTTGCCGCCCCGGTCCTTTATTATTACCTCTTTTGGGTGAAGGGGTAG
- a CDS encoding 1-deoxy-D-xylulose-5-phosphate reductoisomerase codes for MKKIVILGSTGSIGTNTLDVIRRFPDHFQVVGLTARSNNVKLEEQIRRFKPKVVSLSDEKAALALGKKFRRAGVEVLAGEAGTVEVARMAESDLVVSGMVGGAGLLPTFSAVQSGKSVALANKETLVMAGEIIQREARQKRVQILPIDSEHSAIFQVMVSERLQDVRRIILTASGGPLLRFSNKAKRTVSPREALAHPTWKMGPKISIDSATLMNKGFEIMEARWLFDAPPEKIDVVIHHQSIIHSMVEFVDRSVVAQMGLPDMRVPISYALHYPERAPLSLPSLSLEEVGQLTFEKPNLKAFPLLSCAYEALKAGGSVPAVLNAANEEAVEAFLSEKIGFLDIHKVIRRTMDAHLPTAIRTLDDVISADRGARLEARRQIQRCSA; via the coding sequence ATGAAAAAAATCGTGATCCTCGGCTCAACCGGTTCGATCGGCACCAATACGCTGGATGTTATCCGTCGTTTTCCCGATCACTTTCAGGTCGTTGGTTTGACGGCCCGATCCAACAATGTTAAGCTAGAAGAACAAATCCGGCGGTTTAAGCCGAAGGTTGTTTCTTTGTCGGATGAAAAAGCCGCCCTTGCCCTTGGAAAGAAGTTTCGGCGAGCCGGCGTCGAGGTATTGGCAGGGGAGGCCGGAACGGTGGAAGTGGCCCGGATGGCCGAGAGCGATCTGGTCGTCTCGGGCATGGTGGGAGGAGCGGGGCTCCTTCCGACCTTCTCCGCAGTTCAAAGCGGCAAGAGCGTGGCGCTGGCCAACAAGGAAACGTTGGTCATGGCGGGGGAGATCATCCAGCGCGAGGCCCGGCAGAAAAGGGTCCAGATCCTCCCGATCGACAGTGAGCATTCCGCGATCTTTCAAGTGATGGTTTCAGAGCGGCTCCAAGATGTCCGAAGAATCATCCTGACGGCATCGGGGGGGCCGCTTCTTCGTTTTTCCAACAAGGCGAAGCGGACCGTCTCTCCCAGAGAGGCGTTGGCCCATCCGACGTGGAAGATGGGTCCGAAGATCTCGATTGATTCCGCCACCCTGATGAACAAAGGGTTTGAAATTATGGAAGCGCGGTGGCTCTTCGACGCGCCTCCTGAAAAAATTGACGTTGTGATCCACCATCAAAGCATTATCCATTCCATGGTAGAATTTGTGGACCGATCGGTCGTTGCCCAAATGGGACTCCCTGATATGAGGGTCCCCATTTCTTATGCGCTTCATTATCCGGAGCGGGCGCCGCTTTCTCTCCCTTCGCTCAGCTTGGAAGAAGTGGGGCAGCTCACCTTCGAAAAGCCCAATCTGAAAGCGTTTCCACTCCTCTCCTGCGCCTATGAGGCGCTCAAGGCGGGGGGATCGGTTCCGGCCGTTCTCAATGCGGCCAACGAAGAGGCGGTCGAAGCCTTTTTATCGGAGAAGATCGGCTTTCTCGATATTCACAAGGTGATCCGTCGCACCATGGATGCCCATTTGCCCACTGCGATTCGTACGCTGGACGATGTGATCTCAGCGGACCGCGGGGCCCGGCTGGAGGCCCGCCGGCAAATTCAGAGATGCAGCGCATGA